CTATAATCTGCGGCACGACACCATGACCGGGCTGCTGAACCGGCTGTATCTCACTGAAACCGTAAACCGCTACATGGCCGATCAGCCCGCCGGGCTGCTGCTCACCCTGGACGTGGACAAATTCAAAACCCTGAACGACAACTACGGCCACCCCTTTGGGGATAAGGTTCTGATCGCTCTGGCCCAAAGCCTTAAGTCCTGCTTTCCCGCCGCCGCCCTGGGGCGCATTGGCGGCGACGAATTTGTGGTATACCTGCCGGGCGAGGTGAACCACGACTCTTTGGCTGCCGCAGTGTGCGCTTTCCAGCAGGACTGGCAGGAAAGCCAGCGTGCCGCCCGCTTCCCCCAGCCGATTACGGTGAGCATGGGGGCGGCCCGCTTTCCGCAGCACGGTTCCACCTACCGTGCCGTGTGGGAAAAGGCCGACGAAGCCCTGTATCAGGCCAAAAGCCGCGGCGGCGACCAGCTCTGCCTTTTGCCCGGGGAATAAACGCCTGCCCGCAGTCCTCTCTTTCAGGGGCGCTGCACACCAGATCTTCCCCGCGGCAGCCCAGGGGGCAGTTTTACACAGGAGGCATTTTTATGGACGGACACAACCGTGCGAACCTGAAACCCGGTATGACGGTGGACATTGTATTAAAAGCGGATCAGCGCACCGGCAGGCTGACCCGGGGGGTCGTGGCCCGGCTGCTCACCAAAAGCCCCACCCATCCCCACGGCATCAAGGTGATGCTGGAAGAC
This window of the Oscillospiraceae bacterium genome carries:
- a CDS encoding diguanylate cyclase, giving the protein MWRSYLVERRYDILGDVVDPGISVIGTGAHEISRNLQEFSASMERESAEWNGVFTIRDQWYQTTCVADDIYLVMGELMAKEDSTDGILYDVRFRFTLLLRRCEGSWKVLHVHQSVPDPNQAQDEFFPHRMVEQNGQQVIYNLRHDTMTGLLNRLYLTETVNRYMADQPAGLLLTLDVDKFKTLNDNYGHPFGDKVLIALAQSLKSCFPAAALGRIGGDEFVVYLPGEVNHDSLAAAVCAFQQDWQESQRAARFPQPITVSMGAARFPQHGSTYRAVWEKADEALYQAKSRGGDQLCLLPGE